TGCTGCTTAAAGAGCACCGCCTTCGTTGTAATACCGGAATTCGATTTGGttattagtttcctcaaacactacgaccacaggcatctgaatcattgtttgtcactaagtttcttttttgaatatcaaagacactaaatatcttcagatgtgttgtttatctcattgtatgtacccaaaatggttttaaacaatattttagtgacaaacaatgattcagatgcctgtgacTTCGACAATATACAAACACTGATATAGCCACACCATGCCACATATCACACAAAAGCATGTGCCCAAAGtatatttatatctatttaaaatatcacatgCGGAATATTATTCATAGAAGTCTTTCATTTCATTACTGTTGTTCAGCATTCGGAGTACtttcaaatatgatttttaacgTTACGTCAATATGTCGGGTAAACTTGCGCGACGTCTTATATACATTCTTAAATAAACGCATTCTCTCGTAGGCGttacaattttcttttgtttgtggCTGTTCGTTATATTtcgttcatgttttttttctagaatCACCGGTGACGTTGGCATTCTCAGGCCGAGGTAGGGGTTACGGCCACCCCAATACAGTTCCCGAATCTCAAGCAAGTCCACCAGCAGCTGATAAACGCCTGCCATTGGATGATACCATGCTACGTACAAACTTGGAACAGCACCAAGAAGTGCGCACAGAGGGCGTCAGCGAGCCGCCATTCCGGCGGACGAACAGTGACATAACTTACTCAATTGATAAAACGTTATCTGACAGACGGAGCGGCAGGGATAATCGTGGCGACTCCGGTCAAACGGAACTACCAGAAAATACAATTCCAGGAAATGACGAGCGTCATTTATCTTCAAATTTATTAACaagtaaacaattaaataacaaatttagtGACACATATGGCAAACAAATTGACGTCAACGTAAACACTGGATTACCGCCGCACATTAGACACATATTCGACCATTACAACAACTCATGACAAAACAATTCTTACGTCATTGTAATTGTTACGTCCGTAATGGTTTTGTCATCGTTATTGTTTCGTCATCATAAATGTTTCGATatcttatacatttattatacaGTTTATCTCTATCATATTTTTGTCACCACCAAATGGCAGCCGAAATTTTACTTAACGACCATCAGAGCTCAGTTAAGTTTGCAACAGGAAACCGGAAGTTATATCTTAACTCGGAATTACGGTTTTGGAAAGAGGAGGGTTGCAGGTCCGCTCCCGGAAGTTGGCGGATCACCACCAGTCCTCGTCGCTCTCACTGCTGGAGCTACTGGATGGACGATCGCGGGAGGCGCGCTGTAGGTCCCGCAACAGCTGGGCTTCGTTACTAACGAAGCGCTCCAGGGGCGTCCGCATTAGGGCAAGCGTCTTTGCAGAGATGCCGCGGAATAGGTCAATCCTGCTTTCGAAGAAATGAGGAAGCCGCTGTTTCTTAACGAAATACAGGAGACGTTTAAGGATTGCTTGAACGCAAACGTCTCTTGTTAGACGCTGCCAACGCGGGGAGTGGTCGATTTCGAAATCGATGTCGTGCATGAGGACGTTCTTTAGCTGGTAGACGGACAAAGATTGAAGACGCCAATCCTGTTTACACAGGGTATGAATGACTTTTAGGGCATCGAAGCGGAGCCCATGGTCGGTGGATGAAACTTTTGAAAAGATATTTTCCTCTTGGATGGCGTAGCACGCGCGAAATAGCGTGTCGGAGGTCGGGTCGAGATCGGGTAAATTGGGGCGGATGGTGTAATACGGCTCGTCGGCGCCCAGGTATACCATTGGCACCATCGGGATCCGCAGATGCTTGGTGAACACTAACTCTAGGGTGTCATTTAGGTAATCAAAGTTGAGTTCTGGCATCAGCGTGTATTCTCCGAACTTTGCTACCTTAAGTCCTTCAAGGAACACCTCAACCAGCGCTCGGTTGAGCCGAGATGTGGAAAGATGGACGTTATCGTCCGCTCGGACGGCCGCGTACAAGTCAATGCGGTTCTTGGGGGGTTTCGCGGGCAATGTCACTTCAATGTAGCCAGTTTCTCGAACTGCGTACTTCCACTTAATGTATCGGAGCGATTTGATTGGCACCAGAATGTAGAGATCCGATTTCACCTCGTGGCTCCACGCCGGCGTCCCCTCGAACACAATCGGTGGCAGCAGTTCTATTCGATTAGGATTACGTTTATAACACTGCGACATTCTTTTATCCTTCATCAGTTGTTTGGCTAGCTCAATCATTCTAGCGCGTGTTAGGTTTTCAATGGTGTCAATAATCTTTTCTGGAACTTTTTTCTTTACTCTCTTGTTCACATCTTTAGCCGATGATTTCAAATCCTTAAGTTTCCCGCTATTTCCTTTGGCATCTTTTAATTTATTCTTTGATTTAATTTCCTGCGTTTTTGCGTTCTTTGACGTCGGCGTGTTGCTTTGGATGCTCCGCCGGCTCTCGTGGCCTTCATCGATTGGCTGCAGCCGTGGTGCCATGCCCGCGCCGCTCACCCTGCTAAACTGTCGCTCCAAGCGCACGGGCGGGATAGGAGTGTCCCGCAGCTCCCGTGGATAAGTCAGGCGAACCTTCTTTGCGAACACAGCCGCTTCCTCTTCCGCTTTCCGGTCTATCTCGGTCAGATGTTCAAGCACCTGGTTTATCTGACCGGAAACTAGGGAGCTGCGCATAGTCCGTGTGCGCTCCCGTAGCATGTACGGAAAATAAGAATGCGTCGCCCGCAGGTCCGCCATTTCCGCTTTGGTCAGTGTCTGATTAGAGATACGCGTTGGCAGACGCAACGTCATTTCCGGCATGGGCCGCTGCAGGAGGTCGCGGGTCCGCAGACGTCGTCGGTAGCTGGAGGGCAACATCGTCGGATTCGCGGCCTGCAAAGAACGGAAATGTTTGAAGCTATTAATCTAGGCATCCAAGTTAATCGCAAATTATTGTTTCAGTTACTAGTAAATTGTTTTAAGCATCACAAACTAAGGTTTAATTCCATGGTTTAGATCCAATATccacgaaaatactcaagtcattTCTGAGGCTAATCCtcaactgtgtttttttttcaaattatagcGTGTCATGGTTTTCAAGGCGAATTCGTGTACGTCTTaagttgaaaaacaaataattactcAGCTATTTTTCTAAAGAAATGTTAAGTTATGGTAAAATCTCAGAAATAATCAATTGGACGCAATACAATAATAgctcaatgttttttatgttatatattttcagacatCATCTACGAGAGAATGcgttttaagaatttaaaatgcTAAATGCAGTtctgtggtaaaatgagttgagattgagtttgagaaTTGAAGTATATAATGGGGTCTGGTCCGATATTCATTTCATAGATTAAGTCGCTTTCCtattttttaaagtcaaactaaaagaaaagtatcagtgtttttaacataaatgtgacaGGGTGAATAAagaataatgtatttttgaaaaatttattcaaaagaaagcattttagatattattaaCTTATTATATAATAAGATAGATACATAAGTTTGAAAAttacttaagaagttttatgaataccgcccctggGAAAAAACACGACTCAACTGGCCCAATTTCTCGAAGCATCTCAAGCGTCGCAAGCTTAAGTATCGTTATTCATATACCCAAATTAGTTACTTAATcttgattttacaaataagaaatagTTTATTGTGATCATCATTACTATAACTTCTTTTAAAGTTTCTGAACTCTTCAAATTTGAGAATATTACACGAATGATACCAAAACAAATACAGTTGAGCCCCATTGGCTccaactcgcttggctcgaatccCTCGTTGACTGGAACTGGATGCAGAGGACCGCTTTCTTTATACTAAGCtaagcatttccgcttggctcgaatccCTCGTTGACTGGAACTGGATGCAGAGGACCGCTTTCTTTATACTAAGCtaagcatttccgcttggctcgaatccCTCGTTGACTGGAACTGGATGCAGAGGACCGCTTTCTTTATACTAAGCTAAGCATTTCCGCTTTGCTCGAATCCCTCGCTGACTGGAACTGGATGCAGAGGACCGCTTTCTTTATACTAAGCtaagcatttccgcttggctcgaaatttccGAGGATCGAGGTATTTCCACCGGTCCCTaagagtttgagccaacggggttcgactgtatagcgAACTAAGCCTGATCCTGTTTATAAGGGgcttaaagatgtactcttactcccactTTATACACTTGTTTtgatttaccgaaaaggatccTAAAagtatgaaggataccgtgtttaatttgaaagaaaggtgcagaaaacatggtatttctaccttatgagacgatagttcaTAACTGTCTTTTAGGACCTACCAGTCATTTAATAcctgtgcgttttcagcttttaaatacgatcttgttaccagtaattaatattgtccataaatgcataaattagtaagtaaataaaggtttatcactcaatttatatgtttgttatacatgtgtatatattgattttaaatacgagtatcaccTTAAGATATTTCGGGAAATTGGGGCATGGGGATTGAACGCAGATCGTCCCTGAGCACGAGGCCCTATGTATACCGTTGACGCACACTTAAACACTAGAAGTAAATTCTTAAATCAGTTTACAAGgtgaatataatatttattttaattattttattccatttcGTGTACCAGTATTACGTAGATTATGAATATTGACGATAcaatgtctgtctgtctctctgtctgtctgccttcctgcctgcctgcctgcctgcctgcctgcctgtctgtctCTCTatgtctgtcagtctgtctgtctctctatgcctgtcagtctgtctgtctatctatgTCGGTCAGTCTGTCTGTTTCTCTATgtctgtcagtcagtctgtcTCTCTATGTatgtcagtctgtctgtcccTCTATgtctgtcggtctgtcggtctTTCTATgtctgtcggtctgtcggtcggtcggtaaaCATGTACACACATTTCCATAATTTTagtgtaaaaacataaatatcgtTCTTCATGAACTTTTAGATTTTGGTCA
The sequence above is drawn from the Mya arenaria isolate MELC-2E11 chromosome 14, ASM2691426v1 genome and encodes:
- the LOC128218001 gene encoding uncharacterized protein LOC128218001, with the protein product MLPSSYRRRLRTRDLLQRPMPEMTLRLPTRISNQTLTKAEMADLRATHSYFPYMLRERTRTMRSSLVSGQINQVLEHLTEIDRKAEEEAAVFAKKVRLTYPRELRDTPIPPVRLERQFSRVSGAGMAPRLQPIDEGHESRRSIQSNTPTSKNAKTQEIKSKNKLKDAKGNSGKLKDLKSSAKDVNKRVKKKVPEKIIDTIENLTRARMIELAKQLMKDKRMSQCYKRNPNRIELLPPIVFEGTPAWSHEVKSDLYILVPIKSLRYIKWKYAVRETGYIEVTLPAKPPKNRIDLYAAVRADDNVHLSTSRLNRALVEVFLEGLKVAKFGEYTLMPELNFDYLNDTLELVFTKHLRIPMVPMVYLGADEPYYTIRPNLPDLDPTSDTLFRACYAIQEENIFSKVSSTDHGLRFDALKVIHTLCKQDWRLQSLSVYQLKNVLMHDIDFEIDHSPRWQRLTRDVCVQAILKRLLYFVKKQRLPHFFESRIDLFRGISAKTLALMRTPLERFVSNEAQLLRDLQRASRDRPSSSSSSESDEDWW